Below is a window of Pagrus major chromosome 21, Pma_NU_1.0 DNA.
CCCCAACAGTATCACAGTTGCAAAATAGAAAGCTTTTCAGCCATTCTGcatatattaaatgttttttaaatatcattaaGTAAGAAAAAATATGCTCCCATCTCCCAAAACAACCCCCCTTTAGAAAATTCATTCTGTCTCAGTGTTGAATATCAGTGCTGTCCCTGCCCGTGCTCATGGCTAGGGCGTGTAGCGCAGGTACTTCTTCCCGGAGGGCAGCTCTTTGGTGTAGACGCCGGTTGGGAACAGAGAGGCAGCCTCCTCCTCGGACATGCTGGGAGGGACCATCACACACTCTCCAGGCTGAAAAGAAACAAGGTTATTCTACATAGGAGCAAGTCAATTCACGTTTCTATGCTGAATGACCGTCGCCAACATATGACATACCTTCCAGTCGGCGGGTGTGGCCACTCGTTTCCCAGCTGTGAGCTGGAGTGAGTCCACCACTCGCAAAATCTCATCGAAGTTGCGTCCGGTGGTGGCCGGGTAGAGGAGCGACAGTTTGAGCCTCTTGTCAGGGCCGATGAtgaacacctgaacacacacagacagacagagaggtgcAGTCTGAGAGGGCTAATAGTCGCTCTCTGTGGGCATGAGAGTAGATAAGATATTAAGTCCCTAAAATAAGAGCATTAGATTTTGACTGTGAAGACTTACACAGCGGGCAGTGAGCGGCATGCCATCTTTGTCCTTCTCATCAGGGTCCAGCATGCCCAGAGCCACTGCCAGCTCCCGTTTACAGTCGGCTATGATGGGAAAGGGCAGCGAGGAGGTAGAGTCCTCACAGTTGTATGCCAGGATGTCCTGTTAGAACAGATACACAAGCCCAGAGTCAGCACAGTGTCTGTATCAATTCAGATGTTAGGCCTTAAAATTCATTAAATGGTCTTAAATTTGAATCTGTGAGCTCTTAattgacacaaacattttagcGAATGTCatttagaatagaatagaatagaatagatatactttattgatcccaagctgggaaattaaggtgtagcagcagcattacacacagagacgaatgacaacacagtgaaataaaaagaacaacctagacatattaacatagcaatataaaatgtaaaataaaaagaacaacctagacatattaacatagcaatataaaatgtaatataaaaatgtatatatatatatatatataaaaatatgtataaaaatgtataaatgagcagtgttgatgtatacacaagcagtattaattgtagtgcaaaataaaataaagtataaggtgcagtgaacagattaggtgcagaacagtgtccatcttttaatttatttttgtctaaATGAGTCAAGCTCTTTTGCATAGAAGTCAACATTTCTCATATAACAAATCTTTAAACCCACTGAGCCTAATAACCCTTACATTTAACCATTTACACTTATCTGTTGGCAACATGTAGATTTACCATAACTCCCTCCAATAACCATATTATTACATAAAACCTACCACTGCATGGGACCACAAAGAAAATGGGTGAGATCTGCAGTTTACTAATTTGAACTTGCCTAACAACCCAGAACTGTGAGCTTTTCTTTAATTGTAACTACTTCCATAATTTCATCTGACCATCTTAACAAGTTTtccacttaaaggtgcaatatgtaggaatcaGACACCTATCAAATTCATGCTCAAGGCAAATACAGGGCAGCACCTCACCAGAGTAACCTGTGTCGCCTGTGTCTGTAAAATGGTTGTAATATCTCACATTCAGTATTTTCTGGCTGCCAGTTTTCCCTTGAAGCGATGAAAAGGTGTCCCATGTTAACACTGTGCTAAATTTGCTTAAAAATAAAGGCATTTGAAGACATCTAGGTCCAGATGTGGTGTCGTAAAAACAGATGCTGTCACACCTTGGTCCAGCCGTGGTGATCCTCCAGGCAGTCGACAGACAGGGCGATCAGTTTGACGCCGCGTTTACTGAACTCTGAACTGAGCCTGGCAGCTCGACCCAGCTCTGTGGTGCACACCGGGGTGAAGTCTCTGGGGTGGGAGAACAGGATTCCCCACCTGCAGTGAAAAGAGATTAGTGGTGTTAAATCTGAGGACTGTTTCCTCTTAGTATTGTGGTTAGTACTGCTGCGTAAACAGGATGACACTGAACCTGCAGCCAACATGACATCAAAGTGACAGGATGTGACCTCTGCCATAGAGATGATGACAGGAGGGGATTTATTTAATGGGGTCAGCAATGTGATTGTGCTCCGTCAACAGTGAGGTTTTTAGGTCTGAACTCTGGCCTGCTTTAACAAAAGTTCATTTCTGTCTGATCAAGAGCTTTCAAACAGCCATATCTGTTAAACCTAACCTAATTAGCAAAGTAGGTGTCCATTTGTCCACCACATTATAGATGACATTATTAATGACATATGCAGATATGGGCCACAGTGGTTAAAAGGTTTAGATGGCAGATAGTCAAAGGTGTAAAGCAGAAGTCATAAAGCAGGAACTGGAcgcacctctctctctctctctctctctgtgtgtgtgtgtgtgtgtgtgtgtgtgtatgtgtgtgatctGAATTGTCGATACATCCATAAATCAAtgatcaaaaataataataataaccacaGCTTGTTCAAGAAGTCTACTTACGAATCTCCGAGGAATTCGTGGAGTTTAATGTCGCCAGTGGTGCTCTCCGCCTCGAAATCAGGAAATACATCTCCGAGCAGCAGTCCGGGCATATTCAGTGTGGCCGTGGAGGTGTTGCGTCTGTTCAGCAGCTGTGAggacagaggaaggagagaagagaggaggcgGAAACTTCAGTGTCAACAGGCTACTGTATTTGCATACTGTGGCAGTATATAATGGACCAGTTCAGCTCGAGTGTTGACGCGCAATCGTCCCCAGTTTTCCAAAATGACCAATTTACGCACGGAAGattgagacattttaatcaaagtGCAACACTTCTTCACTGGATTATTAAGCAATGTAAGCATTAAGATTACTGACTACAGCTATAGAAGCAAGTACACCATTGATGTAAAAGTCAGTTCTAGTTTAATTATAAGTTAATGGGGAAGGAAAATGGAGCCACGTGACCAGAGCAGTCCAGTTCTGTACTGGTGACATTTTAACCCCAGTATCCGGACTCTCCAGTCTGCAGGATGTTTTGCGAAGGAGCGCAGCAGGATTAAAGTGTTTACAGGCCACAGGTGGTCCATAAAGAAAGGGCGGGTAGATTACTGAGGACACTCGAGACACATGAAAATGTCCTCACCAGCGTCCAGACGGAATAGTTGCCGTGGAGTGGCGTGTGGAAGCCGGGCATCGTCTGAGTGCCATGCCCGCCGCCGGGGCTCCAGCTGCTCCTACTTCGCCCCCGGTGCGCAAAGTGAAGCCTTCTCCGTCAGTCTGAGCCAGCCGATATTCAACATAACGCTGCGCTTCTTGCTGGCCATAGATCTGTGGCTGTCCAAGCGGCTCGGAGTGTGCGCCTGTGAGGAGTCTCCATGGGGCAGCATACGGCCCCTGGTGCGGCTGGTGGAGTTCTCCGGGCACGTCATCCCGTGGCTCATCGGCACCGTGTACACTCTGGTCCGGGGAGAGAgtgtggaggagcaggagatcaTGCTGAATCTGACCCTGGGTGAGACAATGTGTGGAAATCAGGTTATCAAGAATGACTTCAGTAAGGTTATAAATGTCAGTGTTGGCTTTGATTCCTGCAATCAAATTATAATTTCATTTGATGCTTTATTCAGTTAACAACTGCAACCCATGATCAA
It encodes the following:
- the LOC141016572 gene encoding peroxiredoxin-6-like → MPGLLLGDVFPDFEAESTTGDIKLHEFLGDSWGILFSHPRDFTPVCTTELGRAARLSSEFSKRGVKLIALSVDCLEDHHGWTKDILAYNCEDSTSSLPFPIIADCKRELAVALGMLDPDEKDKDGMPLTARCVFIIGPDKRLKLSLLYPATTGRNFDEILRVVDSLQLTAGKRVATPADWKPGECVMVPPSMSEEEAASLFPTGVYTKELPSGKKYLRYTP